From Companilactobacillus heilongjiangensis, one genomic window encodes:
- a CDS encoding helix-turn-helix domain-containing protein gives MKNLGAVLKELRKEKGLTQKELAEGVCAQSMLSAIENDVYIPNANLLVNLAKKLEVDLNEISLAANYKISVHSDFNETVDKLCNSHQYQKLLEFLEQDAVTDSLETSQQMQAYYYYLGVAQLQTGSLDAGLSSFRLSLAEVNHLHLNTISRLAYLAMGVIDVLQNNKTGAVDNIDLAFRNWNEFAYDENQNIIYYLAALIYFKLNDYQNSTAYLVDGIAFIAKHDSHYMLANCYFLMARLAQEAHNDDERLEANQRKDLFSELYGEQIFKDF, from the coding sequence ATGAAAAACTTAGGGGCTGTCTTAAAAGAATTACGTAAAGAAAAAGGTTTAACACAAAAAGAATTGGCTGAAGGTGTCTGTGCTCAGTCAATGTTGTCAGCGATTGAGAATGATGTTTATATTCCCAACGCTAATCTGTTAGTGAATCTGGCAAAAAAATTAGAGGTTGATCTAAACGAGATTAGTTTGGCAGCTAATTATAAAATTAGTGTTCACAGTGATTTCAACGAAACAGTGGATAAGCTGTGCAATAGTCACCAATATCAAAAGTTATTGGAATTTTTGGAACAAGATGCTGTGACAGATTCTTTGGAAACTTCACAACAAATGCAGGCTTACTATTACTATCTTGGGGTTGCTCAATTACAAACTGGTTCGTTAGATGCTGGTTTAAGTTCATTCAGACTATCCTTAGCAGAAGTAAATCATTTACACTTGAATACCATTTCTAGATTAGCTTATTTGGCAATGGGCGTAATTGACGTTTTGCAGAATAATAAAACGGGAGCGGTCGACAATATTGATCTCGCATTTCGTAATTGGAATGAATTTGCTTATGATGAAAATCAAAATATCATTTATTATTTAGCCGCCTTAATTTATTTCAAATTGAACGATTATCAGAATTCAACGGCTTATTTGGTTGATGGCATTGCTTTTATTGCTAAGCATGATTCACATTATATGTTGGCAAATTGTTATTTTCTAATGGCTCGTTTAGCACAAGAGGCCCACAACGATGATGAACGTTTGGAAGCGAATCAACGGAAAGATTTATTCTCAGAATTATATGGAGAACAAATTTTCAAAGATTTCTAA
- a CDS encoding PspC domain-containing protein codes for MHISIRRSRSNYVFAGVIGGLAEHFQWNPTIARVLWVVLCLTPFPGIIGYLVLWMLMENPD; via the coding sequence ATGCATATTTCAATTAGACGTTCGAGAAGTAATTATGTTTTTGCTGGTGTGATTGGTGGATTGGCAGAACATTTTCAATGGAATCCAACTATCGCCAGAGTTTTGTGGGTAGTACTATGTTTGACACCATTTCCGGGTATCATAGGCTACTTGGTACTCTGGATGTTAATGGAAAATCCTGATTAA
- a CDS encoding MetQ/NlpA family ABC transporter substrate-binding protein has translation MKSRIKGIFLIFITTLSLFILAGCGKSASGKTVKIGITGANDPELEKVAQIVKKDGINIKIVEFSDYSQPNTALANGEIDMNDFQTFTFQSDWNKKHKTNIVTMGTTVIAPMSLFSKKIKNINQLKKGDKVAIPNDVTNEGRALQLLESAGLIKLNNAKIPSLRDITENKVGIKLSSLDAGQTAKSLDDVTAACVNSGVASDAKLNPQNAVYREKITAKSKPYVNIMSANAKDKNNPTFKKIVKAYHTPEVADVVKKEFHGYEKAAWTYKVLQ, from the coding sequence ATGAAAAGTCGAATTAAGGGAATATTTCTAATATTCATTACCACACTTAGTTTATTTATTTTAGCCGGTTGCGGAAAGAGTGCATCTGGTAAGACAGTGAAAATTGGTATTACTGGTGCCAATGATCCTGAGCTTGAGAAAGTCGCCCAGATTGTTAAAAAGGATGGAATTAACATCAAGATTGTCGAGTTTTCCGATTATAGTCAGCCCAATACCGCATTAGCTAACGGGGAAATCGATATGAACGATTTTCAAACATTTACATTCCAAAGCGATTGGAATAAGAAGCACAAGACGAATATCGTTACCATGGGAACTACCGTAATTGCACCAATGTCACTATTTTCTAAGAAAATTAAGAATATTAATCAATTGAAAAAAGGCGATAAGGTTGCAATTCCCAACGATGTTACAAACGAAGGTCGAGCATTACAACTATTAGAGAGTGCTGGTTTGATCAAACTAAATAATGCCAAGATTCCAAGTTTGCGTGATATTACCGAGAACAAAGTTGGTATCAAACTTTCGTCACTTGATGCCGGACAAACTGCCAAATCACTTGATGATGTGACTGCCGCATGTGTTAATAGTGGAGTTGCCAGTGATGCTAAATTGAACCCTCAAAATGCTGTCTATCGTGAAAAGATTACTGCCAAATCTAAGCCTTACGTCAATATTATGTCAGCAAACGCCAAGGACAAAAATAACCCAACATTTAAGAAAATTGTCAAAGCCTACCACACACCAGAAGTCGCTGATGTTGTTAAGAAAGAATTCCACGGTTATGAAAAAGCTGCTTGGACATATAAAGTTTTACAGTAA
- a CDS encoding PspC domain-containing protein encodes MHIPIKRSKNNQILGGVIAGLCEQYDWNPAIGRVLYVVLSLTPMFPGIIVYLILLLLMEKPDEA; translated from the coding sequence ATGCATATTCCAATAAAGAGATCGAAGAACAATCAAATTTTAGGTGGAGTTATTGCCGGTTTATGTGAACAATATGATTGGAATCCAGCGATTGGCCGAGTACTTTACGTGGTACTCAGTTTGACACCAATGTTTCCCGGAATTATCGTTTACTTGATTCTGTTGTTATTGATGGAAAAGCCAGACGAAGCTTAA
- a CDS encoding methionine ABC transporter permease → MAGLINKFLPNVVANWEGDNGFVTAIWQTLYMTFVSALFAGIIGIILGILLVVTAKDGITPHKNFYYWLDKLVNLFRSIPFIILLAVIGPFTKLIVGQTIGPTGALVPLVIGTAPFFARQVQLALVEVDPGVIEAAEAIGLSPMKIIFRVYLREGLPELIRSGTLTIISLIGLTAMAGAVGGGGLGNMAISVGYQRFENDVTIVSMLFILVLVFIIQGLGDLAVRKLEH, encoded by the coding sequence ATGGCAGGATTAATAAATAAGTTTTTACCTAATGTTGTCGCCAACTGGGAAGGCGATAATGGATTCGTTACCGCAATTTGGCAAACACTTTATATGACTTTTGTCAGTGCATTATTTGCTGGTATTATCGGTATTATCTTAGGAATTCTCTTGGTCGTCACAGCAAAAGACGGTATCACGCCACATAAGAATTTCTACTATTGGCTAGATAAATTAGTCAACCTATTCAGATCAATTCCGTTCATCATTTTACTAGCGGTTATCGGACCGTTCACTAAATTGATTGTCGGCCAAACTATCGGACCTACTGGTGCCTTGGTGCCATTGGTTATCGGTACTGCACCATTCTTCGCTAGACAAGTTCAATTGGCATTAGTTGAAGTTGACCCTGGTGTCATTGAAGCTGCTGAAGCTATTGGATTATCACCAATGAAGATTATCTTTAGAGTTTATCTTCGTGAAGGATTGCCAGAATTGATCCGTTCCGGAACTTTGACAATTATCAGTTTGATTGGTTTAACAGCCATGGCCGGTGCTGTCGGTGGTGGTGGACTTGGTAACATGGCCATTTCCGTTGGATACCAACGATTTGAAAATGACGTTACCATCGTTTCCATGTTATTCATTTTAGTATTAGTTTTCATTATTCAGGGACTGGGAGATTTAGCAGTTCGTAAGTTAGAACATTAA
- a CDS encoding LasU family protein, whose translation MKIRRIIEIIPTVILIAIYLYSLSLHMSGGAWGTPFVISVTGLSFYIPVISFIEAMISSTRNPKYKKQNKIFYGYMIAVWVISLVAAMFSM comes from the coding sequence ATGAAAATTCGTCGTATTATTGAAATAATTCCAACTGTTATTTTGATAGCAATTTATTTATACAGTTTGTCATTGCACATGAGCGGTGGGGCTTGGGGTACGCCGTTTGTTATCAGTGTTACTGGCTTGAGTTTCTACATTCCGGTAATATCATTTATAGAAGCAATGATAAGTTCAACACGGAATCCTAAATATAAAAAACAAAATAAAATATTTTATGGTTATATGATTGCGGTTTGGGTTATCTCATTGGTTGCCGCTATGTTTTCTATGTAA
- a CDS encoding UvrD-helicase domain-containing protein, with product MMGDETIQELSTKEIIDLMESGLNMKFSAEQIKILNNDFMRPLLVNACAGSGKTTIFILMALIAVAKGNAAPDEILGITFSHKSRVDMGERFDKFVKELSDTGLEFPIGRPNFTTFHALFYQLLRQNPEYQRSQVLTSYRLFMRDLSDQIKHPSNVITKAEMLGEMFDLNDYMINQGLTTNGVLPTVTEDKPLRESIKVMSEYSRQNHDDDFYADYLDVINKYQELKRRNGYIDFNDMKLLLLESMNDPQYLQYYQRIMARYKIAVIDEFQDIDNLQWEIISKLLSPETMQHLIVIGDDDQSIYSFRGSNPQYILNYKQLLPDAQKLNLSTNYRTGEKILKRVIPLIKQNHVRLDKELLSGRPDVGKFVLYSSKKSGFSGGSKMLKRLVKQVNDPEINNNDIAILVRYNSSRMLLADWLANQKIYANINNSGAILQNNLIYRIITELMKALWQDKYKYFSSQANRIGFRAYKDHTTKVEKRADDEFNKLSKYLLAAEAYNAETNTPYKRTDERVQVYFNSIKRFKTRMDEADNDETRQKLSKSLIKDLYTAATKLTDRYFDFMEEKNFMSKVEVNDIKKYLEDELDEYKNIDDFFFDEEHKKDILSNRMEQDKQQHRIQFLSLHQAKGLEFKYVYLYGLTDKEVERAGVVLNNWFPPEMTIEQFVKQWKYIYNRSFEFLERALQSAHIDNYKEITNNNAFNPINMDKTLEKSKEYAMFHTFYKEVENYSAFIEEERRLLYVGVTRAQQELSLRIAPDSNPLLFELKLPKKKPKK from the coding sequence ATGATGGGGGACGAGACGATTCAAGAATTATCAACTAAAGAAATAATTGATCTGATGGAGTCAGGTCTAAATATGAAGTTCTCCGCTGAACAAATAAAAATTTTAAATAATGATTTCATGAGACCGTTATTAGTTAATGCATGTGCTGGTTCAGGTAAGACGACCATTTTTATTTTGATGGCTCTGATTGCCGTAGCTAAGGGTAACGCCGCTCCAGACGAAATATTAGGAATAACTTTTTCTCACAAATCTCGAGTAGATATGGGTGAGCGTTTTGATAAATTTGTCAAAGAATTGTCTGATACTGGGTTAGAGTTTCCTATTGGACGCCCCAATTTCACAACTTTTCATGCATTATTCTACCAATTATTAAGACAAAATCCTGAGTATCAACGGTCTCAAGTTTTGACTAGTTATCGCTTATTTATGCGTGATTTATCTGATCAAATTAAGCATCCTAGTAACGTTATAACGAAGGCTGAAATGTTGGGAGAGATGTTTGACCTCAATGATTATATGATTAATCAGGGATTGACAACCAATGGCGTTTTGCCGACTGTAACGGAAGATAAGCCTTTGCGTGAATCGATTAAAGTTATGTCAGAGTATTCACGTCAGAATCACGATGATGATTTTTATGCTGACTATTTGGATGTCATTAATAAGTATCAAGAACTCAAGCGTCGCAATGGTTACATTGATTTTAATGATATGAAATTATTGTTATTGGAAAGCATGAATGATCCGCAGTATTTGCAGTATTATCAACGTATTATGGCTCGGTATAAGATTGCCGTAATTGATGAGTTTCAGGATATTGATAACTTGCAGTGGGAGATTATTTCTAAGTTATTAAGTCCCGAAACGATGCAACATCTAATTGTCATTGGTGACGATGACCAGAGTATTTACTCATTTAGAGGTAGTAATCCACAGTATATCTTGAATTATAAACAGCTGTTGCCAGATGCTCAGAAGCTGAATTTGTCGACTAATTATCGTACGGGGGAGAAAATTCTGAAACGAGTTATTCCTTTGATTAAACAGAATCATGTTCGTTTGGATAAAGAGTTGCTGTCAGGCCGTCCTGATGTTGGTAAATTTGTACTTTATAGTAGTAAGAAATCTGGTTTCAGTGGTGGTTCAAAAATGTTGAAACGCCTTGTAAAACAAGTTAATGATCCAGAAATCAACAATAATGATATTGCCATTTTAGTACGTTATAACTCGTCAAGAATGCTTTTAGCAGACTGGTTAGCTAACCAAAAAATTTACGCTAATATCAATAATTCAGGTGCTATTCTCCAAAATAATTTGATTTATCGAATTATAACTGAATTGATGAAAGCACTATGGCAAGATAAATATAAGTATTTTAGTAGTCAGGCCAATCGAATCGGATTTCGAGCTTACAAGGATCATACGACTAAGGTTGAAAAACGAGCTGATGATGAATTCAATAAATTAAGTAAATATTTGTTAGCAGCTGAAGCGTATAACGCCGAAACAAATACTCCGTATAAGCGGACCGATGAGCGGGTTCAAGTGTATTTCAACAGTATTAAACGTTTTAAGACTCGTATGGATGAAGCTGATAATGATGAAACTCGACAGAAGCTATCCAAAAGTCTGATTAAAGATTTGTACACTGCGGCAACAAAATTGACTGATAGATATTTTGATTTTATGGAAGAAAAGAACTTTATGTCGAAGGTTGAAGTGAATGATATTAAAAAGTATTTGGAAGATGAATTAGACGAATACAAAAATATTGATGATTTCTTCTTTGATGAAGAGCATAAGAAGGATATTCTTTCGAATCGGATGGAGCAGGATAAGCAACAACATCGAATTCAATTTTTGTCACTGCATCAAGCTAAGGGCTTGGAGTTCAAGTATGTTTATCTATATGGCTTGACTGATAAGGAAGTCGAACGTGCCGGGGTGGTCTTGAATAATTGGTTCCCACCGGAAATGACAATTGAGCAATTTGTTAAACAGTGGAAATATATTTATAATCGCAGTTTTGAATTTCTGGAACGAGCACTGCAATCGGCACATATCGACAACTATAAAGAAATTACGAATAACAATGCTTTTAATCCCATTAATATGGATAAAACTTTGGAAAAGTCCAAAGAATACGCTATGTTTCATACTTTCTATAAAGAAGTTGAAAATTACTCAGCTTTTATCGAAGAGGAACGTCGTTTGTTATACGTTGGTGTAACACGAGCACAACAGGAATTGTCATTACGGATTGCTCCAGATTCCAATCCATTATTATTTGAATTAAAGTTGCCAAAGAAGAAGCCTAAGAAATAA
- a CDS encoding UbiD family decarboxylase: MSEQLYDLRKVIDELRNKPDQYHETNVEVDPNAELSGVYRYIGAGGTVQRPTSVGPSMMFNNIKGFPGSRIYIGSMASRQRVGMILHHDYKTLGRFLKDSVENPVAPIVVDSDQAPVQEIVHKATDKDFDIRKILPAATNTEYDAGPYITVGLVLGSNPDKTMSDVTIHRMVLEDKDTLGMYIMPGGRHIGNFQKQFEKLNKPMPITINIGLDPAITIGATFEPPTTPLGYDELNVAGALRQQAVQLVAAKTVDEKSIARAEYVIEAEIMPNQTMQEDINTNTGKAMPEFPGYDGDANPAVNVVKVKAITHRKDPIFQTMIGPSEEHVSMAGIPTEASILELVDKAIPGKVKNVYNPPAGGGKLMTIMQIHKDDEADEGLQRQAAILALSAFKELKTVILVDDDVDIFDMNDVMWTLNTRFQGDKDIMVLPGMRNHPLDPSERPEYDPKSIRVRGMSSKTILDGTVPFDMKDQFERAKFKEVKDWQKYLE, translated from the coding sequence ATGTCAGAACAACTATATGATTTACGAAAAGTTATCGATGAACTGAGAAATAAACCAGATCAATACCACGAGACTAATGTTGAGGTTGACCCTAACGCTGAATTATCTGGAGTTTATCGTTATATCGGTGCTGGTGGTACGGTTCAACGGCCAACTTCGGTTGGTCCATCAATGATGTTTAATAATATTAAAGGTTTTCCAGGTAGTCGGATTTATATTGGTTCGATGGCTAGTCGTCAACGTGTTGGTATGATTTTACACCATGATTACAAAACTTTGGGGCGCTTTTTGAAGGATTCAGTTGAGAATCCAGTCGCTCCAATTGTAGTAGATTCTGACCAAGCACCTGTTCAAGAAATTGTGCATAAAGCTACTGATAAAGATTTTGATATTAGAAAAATTTTGCCAGCGGCTACAAATACTGAATATGATGCTGGTCCATACATTACCGTTGGCTTGGTGCTCGGTTCTAATCCTGATAAAACGATGAGTGATGTTACGATTCACCGGATGGTTTTGGAAGATAAGGATACTTTAGGGATGTACATTATGCCCGGTGGTCGTCACATTGGTAATTTCCAAAAGCAATTCGAAAAGCTCAATAAACCGATGCCTATTACGATTAATATCGGCTTGGATCCTGCAATTACCATTGGAGCAACTTTCGAGCCACCTACAACGCCACTTGGTTACGATGAATTGAATGTTGCCGGAGCTTTGCGTCAACAAGCAGTTCAATTAGTCGCTGCCAAAACGGTTGATGAAAAGTCGATTGCTCGTGCTGAATATGTAATTGAGGCTGAAATTATGCCTAATCAAACTATGCAAGAGGATATCAATACTAACACTGGTAAAGCTATGCCCGAATTTCCTGGCTATGATGGTGACGCCAATCCAGCTGTGAATGTTGTCAAAGTTAAGGCAATTACTCACCGTAAAGATCCAATTTTCCAAACGATGATTGGACCTAGTGAGGAGCATGTTTCAATGGCTGGAATTCCAACTGAAGCCTCGATTCTGGAACTAGTCGACAAGGCAATTCCGGGAAAAGTAAAGAATGTTTATAATCCTCCTGCTGGTGGCGGTAAATTGATGACTATCATGCAAATCCATAAAGATGATGAAGCAGATGAAGGTTTACAAAGACAGGCAGCCATCTTGGCATTGTCAGCTTTTAAGGAGTTAAAGACAGTCATTTTAGTTGATGATGATGTGGATATTTTCGACATGAATGATGTGATGTGGACGTTGAATACACGTTTCCAAGGCGACAAAGATATTATGGTGCTGCCGGGAATGCGTAATCATCCGCTTGATCCGTCAGAACGTCCTGAATATGACCCTAAGTCGATTCGAGTTCGTGGAATGAGTTCCAAGACAATTCTAGATGGTACGGTTCCATTTGATATGAAAGATCAATTTGAACGAGCTAAATTTAAAGAAGTAAAAGATTGGCAAAAATATTTAGAGTAA
- a CDS encoding Cof-type HAD-IIB family hydrolase, translated as MSDIKLIATDIDGTLFDTEHNYDVKRLNNYLNLLHQKNIKFAIASGNNYDHLERIFKESPDIDAFIAENGSQIISHQKTLYEKLVPKELVHDMITTLTNELDLKAISLSGKKASYSESKENQPLYHINNLKVVPDLTKVDDEIFKFNIQLQHDDLDAAIQLLNQKYGNKIYAAVSGFGSIDIMSNNVNKSLGLQHLSEGLNLSLENVMSFGDNTNDLEMLEESGISYAMKNAKPSVLKAADHITKDDNDHDGVLNTIGEFFQL; from the coding sequence TTGAGCGATATTAAATTGATTGCGACCGACATTGACGGTACGCTTTTTGACACTGAACACAATTATGATGTAAAACGTTTGAATAATTATTTAAATTTATTGCATCAAAAGAATATTAAATTTGCCATTGCCAGTGGTAACAATTACGACCACTTAGAAAGAATTTTTAAAGAGAGTCCCGATATTGATGCCTTTATTGCCGAAAATGGTTCACAAATCATTTCACATCAAAAAACTTTGTATGAAAAACTAGTTCCAAAAGAATTAGTGCACGATATGATTACCACTTTAACAAATGAATTAGACCTCAAAGCAATTTCACTTTCTGGTAAAAAAGCAAGTTACTCAGAATCTAAGGAAAATCAGCCACTCTACCACATTAATAATCTTAAAGTTGTCCCCGACCTTACAAAAGTTGACGATGAAATATTCAAATTTAACATTCAATTGCAACACGATGATCTAGATGCAGCTATCCAATTGTTAAACCAAAAATACGGCAACAAAATTTATGCAGCTGTTAGTGGTTTCGGCAGTATCGACATCATGAGCAATAACGTCAATAAGAGCCTAGGATTACAACATCTTTCCGAAGGATTAAATCTATCTCTAGAAAATGTCATGTCATTTGGTGACAATACCAATGATTTGGAAATGCTTGAAGAATCTGGTATTAGCTACGCCATGAAAAATGCCAAACCATCAGTCCTCAAGGCAGCTGACCACATTACTAAAGATGACAACGATCACGATGGAGTTTTAAATACCATCGGTGAATTTTTCCAACTATAA
- a CDS encoding methionine ABC transporter ATP-binding protein, translating into MAEQNGIIQLKNIDVTFQNEGKTIEAVKDVSIDVKKGDVFGVIGYSGAGKSTLVRVINLLQQPTAGSVIVNNQNMLELSQKDLRKARRNIGMIFQHFNLMNSLTVYGNVDFPLRDSGLSKAERKQKIDRLLDIVGLSDRANNYPSQLSGGQKQRVAIARALANDPEILISDEATSALDPKTTTEILDLLGRLNKELGITIVIITHEMDAIKQICNRVSVMENGRLIEEGDLLSIFGQPKEQLTKDFVNTSTHIGSVLDEIRDSGIVDKLSGRLIELNYIGDSTNEPIVVGLYKRFEVEANILFSNIERLQGTTVGIMLFALTGDDDKVEQAIQYLNGLNVNVKEIDLKKEGK; encoded by the coding sequence ATGGCAGAACAAAATGGGATAATTCAGCTTAAGAATATTGACGTTACCTTTCAAAATGAAGGTAAGACGATTGAAGCCGTTAAAGATGTTTCAATTGATGTTAAGAAAGGCGATGTTTTCGGGGTAATTGGTTACTCTGGTGCTGGTAAAAGTACGTTGGTTCGTGTAATTAACTTGTTACAACAACCAACTGCGGGATCAGTTATTGTTAATAATCAAAATATGCTCGAATTAAGTCAAAAAGATTTACGTAAAGCTCGTCGTAATATTGGGATGATTTTCCAGCATTTTAATTTAATGAATTCCTTGACCGTCTACGGAAACGTTGATTTTCCACTACGAGATTCTGGATTGAGCAAGGCAGAACGCAAGCAGAAAATCGACCGTTTGTTGGATATTGTTGGCCTATCTGATCGTGCTAACAACTATCCTTCACAACTATCTGGTGGGCAAAAACAACGTGTTGCGATTGCTCGTGCGCTTGCCAATGACCCTGAAATTCTAATTTCCGACGAAGCTACCAGTGCTTTGGATCCAAAGACTACCACAGAAATTTTGGATCTACTTGGTCGCTTGAATAAAGAACTTGGAATTACAATTGTTATTATTACCCATGAAATGGACGCTATTAAGCAAATTTGTAATCGTGTTTCAGTCATGGAAAATGGTCGTTTGATTGAAGAGGGCGATTTGTTGTCAATCTTCGGTCAACCTAAAGAGCAATTGACCAAGGACTTTGTTAATACTTCAACTCATATCGGTTCAGTATTGGACGAGATCCGTGATAGTGGGATTGTTGATAAACTTTCGGGACGTTTGATCGAACTTAACTACATCGGTGATTCTACCAATGAACCAATCGTCGTTGGGTTGTACAAACGTTTCGAAGTTGAAGCTAATATTCTCTTCAGTAATATCGAAAGATTGCAAGGTACAACCGTTGGTATCATGCTTTTCGCTTTAACAGGCGATGATGACAAGGTTGAACAAGCAATTCAATATCTAAATGGTTTAAACGTTAATGTTAAAGAAATTGATTTAAAGAAAGAAGGCAAATAA
- a CDS encoding MetQ/NlpA family ABC transporter substrate-binding protein: MSKFKKFGKVILLAFTALFIFVLAGCGNQSKTQTVKVGINPSDAPIWKVVQKNVKSEGIDLKIVQFNDYNQPNTALVQGEVDINAYQHTDFLNAWNKAHKSDLVSIGKTVIQPMALYSHKITKLSDLKNGAKIAIPNDASNEARALQLLEYNGLLKLDDSKTLPSTKDIKENKLNLKFTTLDAAQTARSLDDVDAAVVNGNVANDAKLNPKKAVVTEKINKNSIPWINIIVAQKKNKDNKTYKKVVKAFQTKDVEKEIKKVYGGNEIPAWNAKL, from the coding sequence ATGAGTAAATTTAAGAAATTTGGCAAGGTTATTTTATTAGCCTTCACAGCATTATTTATTTTTGTACTAGCTGGTTGTGGAAATCAAAGCAAAACACAAACAGTTAAAGTTGGGATTAACCCTTCAGATGCACCGATTTGGAAAGTTGTTCAAAAGAATGTTAAGAGTGAAGGAATCGATTTGAAGATTGTTCAATTCAACGATTACAACCAACCAAATACAGCCTTGGTTCAAGGAGAAGTTGATATCAACGCTTATCAACATACAGATTTCTTGAACGCTTGGAACAAAGCACACAAGTCAGACTTAGTTTCAATTGGTAAGACAGTTATCCAACCAATGGCTCTTTATTCACACAAGATCACTAAACTTAGCGACCTAAAGAATGGTGCTAAGATTGCCATTCCTAACGATGCTTCAAATGAAGCCCGTGCATTACAATTACTTGAATACAATGGTTTACTAAAGCTTGATGACAGCAAGACATTACCTTCAACAAAGGATATCAAGGAAAACAAACTAAACTTGAAGTTCACAACACTTGATGCCGCACAAACAGCCCGTTCACTAGATGACGTTGATGCCGCGGTTGTTAATGGTAACGTTGCTAACGATGCTAAATTGAACCCTAAGAAAGCTGTTGTAACAGAAAAGATCAACAAGAACTCAATTCCTTGGATCAACATTATCGTTGCTCAAAAGAAGAACAAGGATAACAAGACATACAAGAAAGTTGTTAAAGCTTTCCAAACAAAAGATGTTGAAAAAGAAATCAAGAAAGTTTACGGCGGAAACGAAATTCCAGCATGGAACGCAAAACTTTAG
- a CDS encoding LysR family transcriptional regulator: MDLNKFKVFVDLSKTLNYTETAENLFTTQGNISKQILALEKGLNVSLFKRAHRKIELTEQGKLILPYAQNILRDYEQLTVKLDDYQAAQNMTIEMHTIPTMPSYQSFGLISQFLRDYPDVQMQLKEEESYNLITSLKAGKCEVIFARTFKFVDPKLERIVMEDDKFVAVLPQGHVLATQDKLDLADLKTEKFLILGNSTNLYLPVLELCQQAGFKANVVYEGTRVDLIMQMVQNNMGVSVMTAKTAKQFANKAVAIVPLTANITNKLCFIRVKGQHSKANNLFWNYIQKQVGNDGGRDDSRIIN, translated from the coding sequence GTGGATTTAAATAAGTTTAAGGTTTTTGTCGATTTATCAAAAACACTCAATTATACTGAAACAGCTGAGAATCTTTTCACGACTCAGGGAAATATATCCAAACAAATATTAGCTCTTGAAAAGGGCTTAAATGTTTCCTTATTTAAACGAGCGCATCGAAAGATTGAACTGACTGAACAGGGGAAATTAATTCTTCCATACGCGCAAAATATTTTACGTGATTATGAACAATTAACTGTTAAATTGGATGATTATCAAGCTGCTCAAAATATGACGATTGAGATGCATACGATTCCGACGATGCCTAGTTATCAAAGCTTTGGCTTAATTAGTCAATTTTTACGTGACTATCCAGATGTCCAAATGCAGCTTAAAGAGGAAGAAAGTTACAATTTAATAACTTCTTTGAAAGCTGGTAAATGTGAAGTGATTTTTGCACGGACTTTTAAGTTTGTTGATCCAAAATTGGAACGGATTGTCATGGAAGATGATAAATTCGTGGCTGTTTTACCACAGGGACATGTTTTAGCCACCCAAGATAAATTAGATTTAGCTGATTTAAAGACTGAAAAATTTTTAATTTTAGGTAATTCGACTAATCTCTATTTGCCAGTTTTAGAGCTTTGTCAGCAGGCTGGATTCAAAGCTAACGTTGTTTATGAGGGCACACGTGTGGACTTGATCATGCAAATGGTTCAAAATAATATGGGTGTATCGGTGATGACAGCTAAGACTGCCAAGCAATTTGCGAATAAAGCAGTTGCCATTGTGCCTTTAACGGCTAATATTACCAATAAATTGTGTTTTATCAGAGTTAAAGGACAACATTCGAAAGCAAATAATCTCTTTTGGAATTATATTCAAAAGCAGGTTGGAAATGATGGGGGACGAGACGATTCAAGAATTATCAACTAA